One segment of Solanum lycopersicum chromosome 1, SLM_r2.1 DNA contains the following:
- the LOC101245981 gene encoding uncharacterized protein: MVADIRSSMSQFKEGKETILIGDSDIARITGCVAQRGNWDPTCAKCCRNHPSACYDASSSCLKCGQKGLFNKECTKNMQGNGSRGNRTQSSLVATPNRAAPRSATSRNGGGANCLYAITSGQKQEKSLEVVTDTIKVFNFDVYALLCPRVSLYFVTPYIAINFAIIPEQLLEPYSLFTPVYEVEKVYHDCTISVNHKRSMTVLVELDMICTNFMYVR, from the exons ATGGTTGCTGATATTAGGAGCAGCATGAGTCAATTTAAGGAGGGCAAGGAAACTATTCTAATAGGGGATAGTGACATAGCGAGAATAACG GGTTGTGTAGCACAACGAGGAAATTGGGATCCCACATGTGCTAAGTGTTGTAGGAACCACCCCAGTGCTTGTTATGATGCCTCTTCTAGTTGTTTGAAATGTGGTCAGAAGGGCCTCTTCAACAAAGAGTGCACTAAGAACATGCAAGGTAACGGGAGTAGGGGCAATAGAACCCAATCATCTTTAGTTGCTACCCCTAATAGGGCTGCACCTAGAAGCGCTACTTCAAGGAATGGTGGAGGAGCAAACTGCCTATATGCTATCACTAGTGGCCAAAAGCAAGAGAAATCGCTAGAGGTTGTCACTGATACGATTAAAGtctttaattttgatgtttatgctttgctaTGTCCAAGagttagtttatattttgtgaCTCCTTATATTGCCATAAATTTTGCTATTATTCCTGAGCAACTTCTTGAGCCCTACAGTCTTTTCACACCAGTCTATGAGGTTGAGAAAGTCTATCATGATTGTACAATTTCTGTTAATCACAAGAGATCCATGACTGTCTTAGTTGAATTAGACATGATATGTACTAACTTCATGTATGTGAGGTAG